One Oncorhynchus masou masou isolate Uvic2021 chromosome 2, UVic_Omas_1.1, whole genome shotgun sequence genomic region harbors:
- the LOC135555004 gene encoding LOW QUALITY PROTEIN: glycine amidinotransferase, mitochondrial-like (The sequence of the model RefSeq protein was modified relative to this genomic sequence to represent the inferred CDS: inserted 2 bases in 1 codon) produces MLRVRCLRGGSRGAEAAHLIGSMLGRAMTGWVQGAFQSYSSSAAAAQPQRALEENAVTEPERQECPVCAYNEWDPLEEVIVGRAENARVPPFTVEVKANTYEKHWPFYQKYGGQSFPEDHLKKAVAEIEEMCNILRMEGVTVQRPEPMDWSYEYSTPDFTSTGMYAAMPRDILMVVGNEIIEAPMAWRSRFFEYRAYRPLIKEYFRKGAKWTTPPKPTMSDELYDQDYPIRTVEDRHKLAAQGKFVTTEHEPCFDAADFIRAGRDLFVQRSQVTNYMGIEWMRRHLXPEYKVHIISFKDPNPMHIDATFNIIGPGLVLSNPDRPCRQVEMFEKAGWTVVKPPTPLIPDDHPLWMSSKWLSMNVLMLDPKRVMCDANEHTIHKMFENLGEYQTIKVNIRHANSLGGGFHCWTTDVRRRGSLESYFH; encoded by the exons ATGCTGCGAGTCAGGTGTCTCAGAGGAGGTAGCAGGGGGGCCGAGGCCGCCCATCTGATCGGATCTATG CTCGGCCGCGCCATGACAGGCTGGGTGCAGGGCGCGTTCCAGAGCTACTCGAGTTCCGCTGCTGCCGCGCAGCCGCAACGCGCCCTGGAGGAGAACGCTGTCACTGAGCCTGAGCGACAGGAGTGTCCTGTCTGCGCCTACAACGAATGGGACCCCCTCGAGGAGGTGATCGTAGGCCGCGCCGAGAACGCGCGCGTCCCTCCTTTCACAGTAGAGGTCAAG GCTAACACATATGAGAAGCATTGGCCCTTCTACCAGAAGTATGGGGGCCAAAGCTTTCCTGAGGACCACTTGAAGAAAGCCGTTGCTGAGATTGAAGAAATGTGCAATATTCTCCGCATGGAGGGAGTTACAGTTCAGAGACCTGAACCCATGGACTGGTCCTATGAGTACAGCACTCCAGACTTCACCTCTACTG gcATGTATGCTGCCATGCCCAGAGACATCCTCATGGTGGTGGGGAATGAGATTATCGAGGCTCCCATGGCCTGGAGGTCCCGCTTCTTTGAGTACCGGGCCTACAGACCCCTCATCAAGGAGTACTTCAGAAAGGGTGCCAAGTGGACCACCCCCCCAAAACCCACCATGTCTGATGAGCTGTACGATCAG GACTACCCTATCCGCACGGTGGAGGACAGACACAAGCTGGCTGCCCAGGGAAAGTTTGTCACCACCGAACACGAGCCGTGCTTCGACGCCGCTGACTTCATCAGAGCTGGCAGGGATCTGTTCGTCCAGAGGAGTCAG GTTACAAACTACATGGGGATTGAGTGGATGCGTCGCCATCT GCCCGAATACAAGGTCCACATCatctcattcaaggaccccaacCCCATGCACATTGACGCCACCTTCAACATCATCGGGCCGGGACTGGTGCTGTCCAACCCTGATCGTCCCTGTCGTCAG GTGGAGATGTTTGAGAAGGCCGGCTGGACCGTGGTGAAGCCTCCAACCCCTCTGATTCCAGatg ACCACCCTCTGTGGATGTCCTCTAAGTGGCTGTCCATGAATGTCTTGATGCTGGACCCCAAACGGGTCATGTGTGATGCTAACGAGCACACCATCCACAAGATGTTTGAGAACCTTGGTGA GTATCAAACCATCAAAGTGAACATCCGCCACGCCAACTCCCTGGGAGGAGGCTTCCACTGCTGGACTACCGACGTGCGTCGCCGTGGTTCCCTCGAGTCCTACTTCCACTAG